The Pseudomonas baetica genome includes a region encoding these proteins:
- a CDS encoding 3-oxoacid CoA-transferase subunit B encodes MTVMNKLSRSEMAQRVADDILEGAYVNLGIGVPTLVANYLGDKEVFLHSENGVLGMGPSPAPGEEDDDLINAGKQHVTLLAGGAYFHHADSFSMMRGGHIDIAVLGAFQVSVNGDLANWHTGAEGSIPAVGGAMDLATGARQVFVMMDHLTKTGESKLVPQCTYPLTGIGCVTRIYTDLAILDVRPDGLKVKEIYADISFEDLQTLSGVPLIR; translated from the coding sequence ATGACTGTTATGAACAAACTCTCGCGTAGCGAAATGGCCCAGCGTGTGGCCGACGACATTCTCGAAGGCGCTTACGTGAACCTCGGCATTGGCGTGCCGACGCTGGTGGCCAACTACCTGGGTGACAAGGAAGTGTTCCTCCACAGTGAGAACGGTGTGTTGGGCATGGGCCCGAGTCCTGCGCCGGGTGAGGAAGACGATGACCTGATCAACGCGGGCAAGCAGCACGTCACGCTGCTGGCCGGTGGTGCCTACTTTCATCACGCCGATTCGTTTTCGATGATGCGCGGCGGGCACATCGACATTGCCGTGCTCGGCGCTTTTCAGGTGTCGGTCAACGGCGACCTGGCCAACTGGCACACCGGCGCTGAAGGCTCTATTCCAGCCGTCGGTGGCGCGATGGACCTGGCGACCGGCGCGCGTCAGGTGTTCGTCATGATGGATCACCTGACCAAGACCGGCGAAAGCAAACTGGTGCCGCAATGCACCTACCCGCTGACCGGCATTGGTTGCGTTACCCGGATTTACACCGACCTGGCCATTCTGGACGTCAGGCCCGACGGCTTGAAGGTCAAGGAGATTTACGCCGATATCAGTTTTGAGGATTTGCAAACCCTCAGTGGCGTGCCGTTGATTCGGTGA
- a CDS encoding 3-oxoacid CoA-transferase subunit A, translated as MINKTFESVAAALDGIADGSTIMVGGFGTAGMPSELVDGVIACGARELTIISNNAGNGEIGLAALLKAGRVAKVICSFPRQSDSYVFDELYLAGKVQLEVVPQGNLAERIRAAGSGIGAFYSPTGFGTLLAEGKETRVIDGRNYVLEMPLRADLALIKAEKGDRWGNLTYRKAARNFGPIMAMAATTAIAQVNQIVELGELDPEHIVTPGIFVQRVVAVPLARVPKANVN; from the coding sequence TTGATCAACAAAACGTTTGAATCCGTCGCTGCCGCACTCGATGGCATTGCCGATGGCTCAACCATCATGGTGGGTGGTTTCGGTACGGCGGGCATGCCGTCCGAGTTGGTGGATGGCGTCATTGCTTGCGGCGCTCGCGAGCTGACCATCATCAGCAACAATGCCGGCAATGGTGAAATCGGTCTGGCGGCGTTGCTCAAGGCCGGGCGTGTGGCCAAGGTCATCTGCTCGTTTCCGCGCCAATCCGATTCCTATGTGTTCGACGAGCTCTATCTGGCCGGCAAAGTGCAGCTTGAGGTCGTCCCACAGGGCAACCTCGCTGAACGTATCCGTGCGGCGGGTTCTGGCATCGGTGCATTTTATTCGCCCACTGGCTTTGGCACGTTACTGGCCGAAGGCAAGGAAACCCGCGTGATCGACGGGCGCAACTATGTGCTGGAAATGCCGTTGCGCGCCGATTTGGCGCTGATCAAGGCCGAAAAAGGCGACCGTTGGGGCAATCTCACCTACCGCAAAGCAGCGCGTAATTTCGGCCCGATCATGGCCATGGCGGCAACGACAGCCATCGCCCAGGTCAACCAGATCGTCGAGCTGGGCGAGCTGGATCCCGAGCACATTGTCACCCCTGGGATCTTCGTCCAGCGCGTGGTCGCCGTGCCGCTCGCCCGTGTCCCGAAAGCCAACGTCAACTGA
- a CDS encoding LysR family transcriptional regulator — MRQLRYFSAAMECSSFNEAAKSCSISQPALSEQIAALEMTLGLRLFDRSGGRARPTQPANQLHLQISACLGDLQAALRSISDRSQEVGGLVRVGLVQSYGECWVLPVVRRAQEQWPALSVSLRRRSAQALTDGVLRGDFELAVTFDPEPSADLEITKCFQEQFVAISNAPHNGESIDLVTLAQGKLALLPSEYMMRRQLDAAFAKARLKPCIYLESDILSDLAEATRYNNVTAVMNTMAALSLNMLDGARPISAPDLHRSAYLIRSRKRYHTSASLHLWEALREGVPPLPAAFVLRDV; from the coding sequence TTGCGCCAATTGCGCTATTTCAGCGCAGCGATGGAATGCAGCAGCTTTAACGAAGCCGCGAAATCATGTTCGATTTCGCAACCTGCCTTGTCTGAACAAATTGCAGCTCTGGAGATGACGCTCGGACTTAGGCTATTTGATCGCAGTGGGGGGCGCGCCAGACCGACACAACCGGCCAATCAACTTCATCTGCAGATTTCAGCTTGCCTTGGCGATCTCCAAGCGGCATTGCGCAGCATCAGCGATCGCTCGCAAGAGGTTGGCGGGTTGGTGCGCGTAGGGCTCGTACAATCCTATGGCGAATGTTGGGTTTTACCGGTTGTCCGCCGGGCTCAGGAGCAATGGCCGGCTTTGTCGGTATCTCTACGCCGGCGTAGCGCGCAGGCATTGACCGATGGTGTCCTGCGCGGAGATTTTGAACTGGCGGTGACATTTGATCCTGAACCTTCTGCGGACCTGGAGATTACGAAGTGCTTCCAGGAGCAGTTTGTGGCGATCAGCAACGCGCCGCACAACGGAGAAAGCATTGATTTGGTAACGCTTGCCCAAGGTAAATTGGCTTTGCTGCCCAGCGAGTACATGATGCGACGGCAATTAGACGCAGCCTTTGCCAAGGCCCGTCTTAAGCCGTGCATTTATCTTGAGTCAGATATTTTGTCTGATTTGGCAGAGGCTACGCGCTACAACAATGTGACGGCTGTCATGAACACCATGGCGGCGCTCAGCTTGAACATGCTTGACGGGGCTCGACCGATTTCTGCACCCGATTTGCATCGCTCTGCATACCTGATTCGTTCCCGAAAGCGTTATCACACCAGCGCCTCCTTGCATTTGTGGGAAGCATTGCGCGAAGGAGTTCCACCATTGCCGGCGGCATTTGTTCTTCGCGACGTGTGA
- a CDS encoding ABC transporter substrate-binding protein, producing MKNSIFRIALLLAGSPLLLAASPTQAQDVVRLGNLKLAHFGAVSYMKDHCSKYGLKVEERVFSKGTDMLPAIISGDLDIAAFGSEAAISGRSNGVPIFALAGFSTGGARIIAGADSGIKSMKDLKGKRVAVTRGTALELMLYGELELAGLTWSDKPGKDVQVVFLAFADLNNALVTKQIDAMNQAEPQATQALSKNIGIEITKPYNTAMGSPSRLLVMTEKMYKETPDVAQRVVTCFVESTVLFNKDMALADKYVREQMFKGQLTPQDFKDAMENAQYTYDVTLEHIDITTSYMAKYGAGKMSKPPKAAEWVKLDLLQKAKADLKVTQ from the coding sequence ATGAAAAACTCTATTTTCCGCATTGCACTTTTGCTCGCAGGCAGCCCTCTTTTATTGGCGGCTTCACCCACTCAAGCCCAGGATGTCGTCCGTCTCGGCAATCTCAAACTGGCACATTTCGGGGCCGTCTCGTACATGAAGGACCATTGCAGCAAATACGGTTTGAAGGTTGAAGAGCGGGTTTTTTCTAAAGGTACTGACATGCTTCCGGCAATCATCTCGGGTGACCTCGACATCGCCGCTTTTGGCTCGGAGGCAGCCATTTCGGGGCGCTCTAACGGTGTGCCAATCTTTGCTCTGGCTGGTTTCTCGACCGGGGGCGCGCGCATCATCGCCGGAGCCGACAGTGGCATCAAAAGTATGAAAGACCTTAAAGGCAAGCGTGTCGCCGTCACTCGCGGTACTGCGCTGGAGCTAATGCTCTATGGAGAGCTTGAGCTTGCGGGCCTGACCTGGTCTGACAAACCGGGCAAGGATGTGCAGGTAGTTTTCCTCGCTTTTGCCGATCTCAACAATGCCTTGGTCACCAAGCAAATAGACGCGATGAATCAAGCCGAGCCGCAGGCAACACAAGCACTCAGCAAGAACATCGGAATCGAAATCACCAAGCCCTATAACACAGCCATGGGTAGCCCTTCTCGTCTGCTCGTCATGACCGAAAAAATGTACAAGGAAACCCCCGACGTCGCGCAGCGTGTTGTTACCTGTTTTGTAGAGTCGACCGTACTATTCAACAAAGATATGGCTTTGGCCGACAAATACGTGCGCGAGCAGATGTTCAAGGGACAACTCACTCCACAGGACTTCAAGGACGCCATGGAAAATGCGCAATACACGTACGACGTTACCCTTGAGCATATCGACATCACCACCAGTTACATGGCCAAGTATGGTGCGGGCAAGATGAGCAAGCCACCGAAGGCGGCCGAGTGGGTCAAGCTTGACTTGCTGCAAAAGGCTAAGGCCGATCTGAAGGTGACGCAATGA
- a CDS encoding ABC transporter permease: protein MHKLKSLAEGLLVPVVILILWEAGSRFGLFSAILLPSPTAVAIKWWAYLLPLQSQEPHQSYLAWLFSGELLHDAYSSLYRVIVGFIIGAALALPVGLLMGASNRIYQLLNPLMQILRPIPPIAYIPLAILWFGLGNPPSFFLIAIGAFFPVLMNTIAGVRQVDGIYLRAARNLGVNQWTMFSRIILPAATPYILAGVRIGIGSAFIVVIVSEMIAVNDGLGFRILEAREFMWSDKIIAGMITIGMLGLLIDTAVSRLNNHLLRWHRGLEQ, encoded by the coding sequence ATGCACAAACTCAAGAGCTTAGCCGAGGGGCTGCTGGTCCCGGTCGTGATATTGATTCTCTGGGAAGCTGGTTCGCGTTTCGGGTTGTTCTCGGCGATTCTTCTGCCTTCTCCCACTGCAGTCGCAATCAAGTGGTGGGCCTATCTGCTGCCGCTGCAATCGCAGGAACCCCACCAGAGCTATCTCGCCTGGCTATTCTCCGGCGAACTACTGCATGACGCTTACTCCAGCCTCTACCGCGTGATCGTCGGTTTCATCATCGGTGCCGCGCTGGCGTTGCCCGTCGGCCTTCTAATGGGGGCCAGCAACCGTATCTACCAGCTGCTCAACCCGTTGATGCAGATACTGCGGCCGATTCCACCGATTGCTTATATTCCGCTGGCTATCCTCTGGTTCGGGCTGGGCAATCCACCGTCCTTCTTCCTGATTGCCATTGGTGCTTTCTTCCCTGTATTGATGAATACCATTGCCGGTGTCCGTCAGGTCGATGGAATCTACCTGCGCGCTGCACGTAATCTCGGGGTTAATCAGTGGACGATGTTTAGCCGCATCATCCTGCCAGCCGCGACGCCCTACATCCTGGCGGGTGTGCGCATCGGTATCGGCAGCGCGTTTATCGTCGTGATCGTTTCCGAAATGATTGCGGTCAACGACGGCCTGGGCTTCAGGATTCTTGAGGCTCGGGAATTCATGTGGTCGGACAAAATCATCGCAGGCATGATCACCATCGGCATGCTCGGACTCCTTATCGATACCGCTGTCAGTCGACTAAATAACCATTTGCTGCGCTGGCATCGCGGCCTGGAGCAATAG
- a CDS encoding ABC transporter ATP-binding protein: MAQIIINNVQKVFKTPGKDVIALKNINLEIKQGEFVCLLGPSGCGKSTLLNAVAGFALPSGGEITVEGKNIIGPGPDRGMVFQEYALFPWMNISQNIAFGLEVQKKSKSEIDSTVNQLLALLHLTDFRDRFPKDLSGGMRQRVAIARVLALDSPIMLMDEPFGALDALTRRNLQDELLRIWEKLGKTILFVTHSIEESIYLADRIVVMTYRPGTVKRDHIVEIPRPRDPASPEFNKLKRELGLLVMEEQQRHSNDEMKLATGD, from the coding sequence ATGGCCCAAATCATCATCAACAACGTACAGAAGGTCTTTAAGACGCCGGGCAAGGATGTCATTGCGTTGAAGAATATCAATCTGGAGATCAAGCAGGGGGAGTTCGTTTGTTTGCTCGGCCCTTCGGGCTGTGGCAAGTCAACGCTACTCAACGCCGTGGCTGGCTTTGCGCTGCCTTCGGGTGGGGAGATTACCGTTGAGGGCAAGAACATCATCGGGCCTGGCCCGGATCGTGGCATGGTGTTTCAGGAATACGCACTGTTCCCGTGGATGAACATTTCTCAGAATATTGCGTTTGGCCTTGAAGTACAGAAGAAGTCGAAGTCGGAGATCGATTCGACGGTCAATCAGTTGCTGGCGTTGTTGCACCTCACTGATTTCCGCGACCGTTTTCCGAAAGATTTGTCCGGTGGCATGCGCCAGCGTGTAGCCATTGCCCGTGTGTTGGCGCTTGATTCGCCAATCATGCTGATGGATGAACCCTTCGGTGCTCTCGATGCGCTGACCCGGCGCAATTTGCAGGATGAATTGCTGCGCATCTGGGAGAAGCTAGGCAAGACGATTCTCTTCGTCACCCACTCGATAGAGGAGTCGATCTATCTCGCTGACCGTATTGTTGTAATGACTTATCGCCCAGGTACGGTCAAGCGCGATCACATTGTCGAGATACCCCGGCCGCGTGATCCGGCTTCGCCAGAGTTCAACAAACTGAAACGCGAACTTGGCCTGTTGGTCATGGAGGAGCAGCAGCGCCATTCCAATGATGAAATGAAACTTGCCACGGGCGACTGA
- a CDS encoding LysR family transcriptional regulator, with protein MKALQDLEIFVRTVDTGSLSATARKLDLTPAAASAALKRLEAELGVQLFVRSTRSLRLTEHGERFLEDCRPALQTLQKAAQQITVGDPVLQGVLKLAASSDFGRNLLLPWLNDFQNVHPQVEIRLQLSDRMANVYSEPVDAAFRYGQPPDSSLVALPLAPTHRRVLCASPAYLSRHGTPSSPHELTDHACLCFMLGDNVRDRWRFSLGDEPQITVRVRSINVSNDGDAVRLWALLGKGIAYKARLDVAKDLAQGHLQALCPHWTTEPAPLFMVLPSRRQITPLIRTLRDYIISRVAQLDSQTLEDW; from the coding sequence ATGAAAGCCCTACAGGATCTTGAGATTTTTGTACGTACCGTTGACACCGGAAGCCTATCTGCGACCGCTCGCAAGCTCGACCTGACGCCGGCCGCGGCAAGCGCTGCGCTTAAACGTCTGGAAGCGGAACTGGGCGTGCAACTATTTGTGCGGTCGACTCGCAGCCTGCGTCTGACAGAACACGGCGAACGTTTCCTGGAAGATTGCCGTCCGGCCTTACAGACACTGCAGAAAGCCGCGCAGCAAATCACCGTGGGCGATCCGGTTCTGCAGGGCGTTCTCAAGCTCGCGGCATCGTCCGACTTCGGCCGTAACCTGCTGCTGCCCTGGCTCAACGACTTCCAGAATGTGCACCCACAGGTTGAAATCCGCCTGCAACTGTCAGATCGCATGGCCAATGTGTACAGCGAGCCTGTCGATGCGGCCTTCCGCTATGGTCAACCCCCAGACTCCAGCCTTGTGGCTCTCCCGCTGGCACCGACGCACCGTCGAGTGCTTTGCGCCTCACCCGCTTATCTGTCCAGGCATGGCACGCCCTCAAGCCCCCACGAACTGACCGACCACGCCTGCCTGTGCTTTATGCTAGGCGACAACGTGCGTGACAGATGGCGCTTCTCTTTGGGGGATGAGCCGCAGATTACCGTGCGCGTCAGGAGCATCAATGTGTCCAACGACGGCGACGCCGTGCGGCTTTGGGCGCTGCTGGGTAAAGGTATCGCCTACAAGGCGCGTTTAGACGTGGCCAAGGATCTTGCGCAAGGGCATCTCCAGGCCTTGTGTCCCCATTGGACGACCGAGCCGGCGCCACTCTTCATGGTGTTGCCGAGCCGACGCCAGATCACCCCGTTGATACGCACTTTGCGCGATTACATTATTTCTCGCGTTGCGCAATTGGATAGCCAGACACTAGAGGACTGGTAG
- a CDS encoding polysaccharide deacetylase family protein: protein MKADDRDQPSIQTPDNPQRRTFLQHAGVGVAALAATTLVNQASAASVPALEDGNKGKVAGKQGKFWPGDTRLVVSVSMQFEAGGQPAKGTDSPFPRVDFPDSVPSDAAANTWFAYGYREGIPRMLDLWDRYGVKVTCHMIGEAAQRHPELAREIVRRGHEASGHGPRWSSQYAMGRDEERKFLQQARDMVAEVTGQSPAGYNCNWLRRGPNTLSLLQELGYLYHIDDLSRDEPFIEKVNNKDFVVVPYTLRNNDILLVEGRNYSPSQFLEQIKLDFDQLYEESSTRRRMMSVSAHDRISGSPQMVRVWGEFLKYANSHAGVKFMRKDEIARYTLESPLSYRESETI from the coding sequence ATGAAAGCCGATGATCGAGACCAACCGTCTATCCAGACGCCCGATAATCCACAGCGACGCACTTTTCTCCAGCACGCGGGGGTAGGTGTCGCCGCCCTCGCAGCCACGACTTTAGTCAATCAGGCATCAGCAGCGTCGGTTCCCGCTCTCGAGGACGGCAACAAAGGCAAGGTCGCTGGCAAGCAGGGGAAGTTTTGGCCCGGTGATACGCGCCTGGTAGTTTCAGTGTCGATGCAGTTCGAGGCCGGTGGTCAGCCTGCGAAAGGCACGGACAGCCCGTTCCCTCGTGTAGATTTTCCAGACAGTGTGCCTTCGGATGCTGCCGCGAATACCTGGTTTGCCTACGGCTACCGGGAAGGTATACCGCGAATGCTTGATCTGTGGGATCGCTACGGAGTGAAAGTCACTTGTCACATGATCGGCGAAGCCGCTCAGCGTCACCCGGAGTTGGCCAGGGAAATAGTGAGGCGCGGCCATGAGGCGTCTGGTCACGGGCCGCGCTGGAGCTCTCAATATGCGATGGGGCGAGATGAAGAGCGAAAGTTTTTACAACAAGCACGGGACATGGTCGCAGAAGTAACGGGCCAGAGTCCTGCGGGGTACAACTGCAATTGGTTACGGCGTGGCCCAAATACGCTATCACTGCTGCAAGAGTTGGGTTATCTCTATCATATTGACGATCTTAGTCGTGACGAGCCTTTTATTGAGAAGGTGAATAATAAAGACTTTGTGGTAGTTCCGTATACATTGCGCAATAACGACATTCTGTTGGTTGAGGGTCGTAATTATTCACCAAGTCAGTTTTTGGAACAGATAAAATTAGACTTTGATCAGTTGTATGAAGAGAGCAGTACTCGCCGTCGAATGATGTCTGTCAGCGCCCATGATCGCATCAGTGGCTCCCCTCAAATGGTTCGTGTATGGGGAGAGTTTCTGAAATATGCTAATAGTCATGCGGGCGTGAAGTTTATGCGTAAGGATGAAATCGCTCGCTACACCCTGGAAAGTCCACTCTCGTATAGAGAGTCAGAAACGATATAG
- a CDS encoding DoxX family protein, producing the protein MNIKVVNWLSLLITTMLVVLSVSSFFIYSISSWTLMSLVGLIVLLVLSFFSLWQRPYSFFAWLATMFSLLVVGRLFSTMRLSALSETGSALDPLLLAETGPGLPWVTWTCVGLFVLLMLKLWSIIQHDRSVAGTSSEQWGMTAIRVYVGLMFIAHFAGHLFAGPQAFEVFRNYFGSIGLPYPAYFVVLAGLIELAVAFGLAFGFLTRLAAFGGAVYLLVSVGMGGHYGVGYIWVLPTGGWEFPALWAFVVGVFAFTGAGPVSVDNYLRTPRR; encoded by the coding sequence ATGAATATAAAAGTTGTTAATTGGCTGTCATTGTTGATCACCACCATGCTGGTTGTATTGTCGGTTAGTTCGTTTTTTATCTACTCCATTTCGAGCTGGACGCTAATGTCGCTAGTGGGGTTGATCGTGTTGCTGGTGTTGTCTTTTTTTTCGCTATGGCAACGTCCATACTCGTTTTTTGCATGGCTTGCTACGATGTTTTCATTGCTTGTAGTCGGTCGTTTATTTTCCACTATGCGCCTCAGCGCCTTGAGTGAAACCGGATCAGCGCTCGATCCGCTACTTCTGGCAGAAACGGGTCCTGGATTACCTTGGGTAACCTGGACGTGTGTAGGGTTATTTGTCTTGTTGATGCTAAAGCTCTGGAGCATTATTCAGCACGATCGCAGTGTGGCTGGTACAAGTTCAGAGCAATGGGGCATGACCGCAATCAGGGTTTATGTCGGTTTGATGTTCATTGCTCATTTCGCCGGGCATTTGTTCGCCGGCCCCCAGGCGTTTGAAGTGTTTCGTAATTACTTCGGGAGTATAGGCCTGCCGTATCCAGCCTATTTTGTGGTGCTGGCCGGGCTAATAGAGTTGGCTGTAGCGTTTGGGCTGGCGTTTGGCTTTCTAACGCGTTTGGCGGCCTTCGGCGGCGCCGTGTACCTGCTGGTGTCCGTTGGAATGGGCGGACACTACGGCGTGGGTTACATATGGGTGTTGCCTACGGGGGGCTGGGAGTTTCCTGCTCTTTGGGCCTTTGTTGTAGGGGTTTTTGCATTTACGGGAGCCGGTCCTGTTTCTGTTGATAATTACCTGCGAACTCCGCGCCGCTGA
- a CDS encoding alkene reductase — translation MMSTLFTLGVVGQLNTPNRVVMAPMTRSRSTQPGDVPNAMNALYYAQRASAAFIVTEATQISPQGKGYSFTPGIYSEEQVAGWRLVTDAVHAAGGRIFLQLWHVGRMSHPDFHNGELPVAPSAIAFDGSIWKVDAESGVGSMAQCPIPRALERDEIHAIVDDYRKAARNAMTAGFDGVEVHGANGYLIDQFLRTTSNTRTDEYGGSRENRLRFLKEVMDAVVDEVGSDRTAIRIAPFLTARGMACPDILPTLLEATSYLQDKGIAYLHLVEADWDDAPKFPEDFRQAVRERFRNAIVVAGKYDLELAEWVLEKGYADFIAFGRKFVANPDLPLRLEKGYPLAGLEGAELFGGTERGYSDFAAWAQ, via the coding sequence CTGATGTCCACACTTTTCACACTAGGCGTTGTTGGTCAACTTAACACGCCCAACCGTGTTGTCATGGCACCCATGACTCGATCGCGCAGCACCCAGCCTGGCGATGTGCCGAACGCCATGAACGCGTTGTATTACGCGCAGCGTGCGTCGGCTGCGTTCATTGTTACTGAAGCCACGCAGATTTCGCCCCAGGGCAAGGGCTATTCCTTCACCCCAGGGATTTACAGTGAAGAACAGGTCGCAGGCTGGCGCTTGGTGACCGATGCGGTGCATGCCGCTGGCGGACGTATTTTCCTGCAGTTGTGGCATGTAGGGCGCATGTCGCACCCTGACTTCCACAATGGCGAATTACCGGTCGCGCCTTCCGCGATTGCGTTTGATGGCAGCATCTGGAAAGTGGATGCCGAATCGGGTGTCGGCAGTATGGCCCAGTGCCCGATACCACGGGCACTGGAGCGCGACGAAATCCACGCTATCGTCGACGATTATCGTAAGGCCGCGCGTAATGCCATGACGGCAGGTTTCGACGGTGTCGAAGTGCATGGGGCCAATGGCTACCTGATCGACCAGTTCCTGCGTACCACGTCGAACACGCGTACGGATGAATACGGCGGATCTCGCGAGAACCGCCTGCGCTTTCTCAAGGAAGTCATGGATGCGGTAGTTGATGAAGTCGGGAGCGATCGCACGGCGATACGGATTGCGCCGTTTCTTACAGCGCGCGGCATGGCCTGCCCGGACATTCTGCCGACTTTGCTGGAGGCAACCAGCTATTTGCAGGACAAGGGCATTGCGTACCTGCACCTGGTCGAAGCGGACTGGGATGATGCCCCCAAGTTTCCCGAGGACTTCCGCCAAGCCGTGCGCGAGCGCTTTCGCAATGCGATTGTGGTGGCCGGCAAGTACGACCTGGAACTTGCTGAGTGGGTACTGGAAAAAGGCTACGCAGACTTTATCGCCTTCGGACGCAAGTTTGTCGCCAACCCGGATCTGCCGTTGCGGTTGGAGAAGGGTTACCCGTTAGCCGGCCTGGAGGGGGCTGAGTTGTTTGGCGGTACCGAACGTGGTTACTCGGACTTTGCTGCCTGGGCTCAGTAG
- a CDS encoding LysR family transcriptional regulator: protein MLFENLALFLVIVEKGGLSAAGREVGLSPTSVSERLGALERHYGATLLTRTTRSISLTDEGRMLMEGARRLLAEAEDIESNIKLGTERISGLIRLSAPVDLGRNRIVPILDDFLQEHPDVSLDLNLTDGYLDLAGQGIDFAIRYGALPDSTLRVRKLSEGRRVVCASPAYLMAHGTPQHPSDLVQQQCILMRFGSSIHREWQFYADGRTFKVLVSGRRIANDGDQVRQWCQAGHGICIKSYIDVRDDLDARRLVEVLETYSLPGVDLQIVYPSGHAVPRRVKLLMDEISLKLAT, encoded by the coding sequence TTAGTGATTGTGGAGAAAGGCGGATTGTCGGCGGCAGGCCGCGAGGTAGGGCTGTCGCCCACGTCTGTATCAGAACGGCTTGGGGCTTTGGAAAGGCACTACGGCGCAACCCTGCTGACCCGTACCACGCGCTCGATCAGCCTGACGGACGAAGGACGGATGCTGATGGAGGGCGCCCGGCGCCTGCTCGCAGAGGCTGAAGACATCGAGAGCAATATCAAACTGGGCACCGAGCGGATCTCGGGCCTGATACGCCTGAGCGCCCCCGTCGACCTGGGGCGCAACCGCATCGTGCCAATCCTCGATGATTTTCTGCAGGAACATCCCGACGTCAGCCTCGACCTGAACCTGACCGATGGCTACCTGGATCTGGCGGGGCAAGGCATCGATTTTGCCATTCGATATGGCGCCCTGCCCGACAGCACCCTGCGCGTCAGAAAACTCAGCGAGGGCCGTAGGGTCGTGTGTGCATCCCCCGCCTATCTCATGGCCCACGGCACTCCCCAACACCCATCGGACTTGGTGCAGCAGCAGTGCATCCTGATGCGCTTTGGCAGCAGCATCCACCGTGAATGGCAGTTCTACGCCGATGGCCGTACGTTCAAGGTGCTGGTGTCGGGCAGGCGTATTGCCAATGATGGCGATCAGGTGCGCCAATGGTGCCAGGCGGGTCACGGCATCTGTATCAAGTCCTACATCGATGTGCGTGATGACTTGGACGCACGCCGACTGGTCGAGGTGCTGGAGACCTACTCCCTGCCGGGCGTGGACTTGCAGATTGTCTACCCTTCCGGCCACGCAGTACCGCGCCGGGTCAAACTGCTGATGGACGAAATCTCCTTGAAGCTGGCGACCTGA